A genomic segment from Desulfurispirillum indicum S5 encodes:
- a CDS encoding sensor domain-containing diguanylate cyclase — translation MKKHPDQHPTFFQNFPDPEFLFPVLDQHVCLCQLDAHGVIGNVSTGFARLCGYDRSELLGKPLSLIRHPKMSGKHFQRIWEMALANERWEGELKILTRDGRQIWVDSYLCPLPDSDGYIAVLKDVTGHRELEETIIKLYEVKQLSMLDPLTQVYNRYKLSETLKKETTRAQRYRSHLSFIFLDVDHFKAINDEHGHNRGDEVLRQIAELIKNMLRQSDTFGRWGGEEFIIVLPHASLDDASMKAEQLRLAVEQAPLSIGSITCSFGVTEYQLGEPHDQLIQRADRALYIAKQTGRNRVVAL, via the coding sequence TTGAAAAAACACCCTGACCAGCACCCGACGTTTTTTCAGAACTTCCCCGACCCGGAATTCCTCTTCCCGGTACTGGATCAGCATGTGTGCCTGTGCCAGCTGGATGCCCATGGAGTGATTGGCAATGTGAGCACGGGATTTGCGCGCCTGTGTGGCTACGATCGCAGTGAACTTCTCGGCAAACCCCTGAGCCTGATTCGTCATCCAAAAATGTCCGGGAAGCACTTTCAGCGCATCTGGGAGATGGCCCTGGCCAATGAGCGCTGGGAGGGGGAGCTGAAGATTCTGACCCGTGATGGCCGCCAGATATGGGTTGACAGTTACCTCTGTCCCCTGCCGGACAGTGATGGCTATATCGCGGTTCTCAAAGATGTTACCGGGCATCGTGAACTTGAGGAGACCATTATCAAACTCTATGAAGTCAAGCAGCTTTCCATGCTTGACCCGCTGACCCAGGTATATAACCGCTACAAACTCAGTGAAACCCTGAAAAAGGAGACCACCCGGGCGCAGCGCTACCGCAGCCACCTGAGCTTTATTTTCCTGGATGTCGATCACTTTAAAGCGATCAATGATGAACATGGGCATAACCGGGGAGATGAGGTGCTGCGACAGATTGCCGAACTCATCAAGAACATGCTGCGCCAGAGTGATACCTTCGGGCGTTGGGGAGGGGAGGAGTTTATCATTGTCCTGCCCCATGCCAGCCTGGATGATGCCAGTATGAAAGCCGAGCAGCTGCGCCTGGCAGTAGAGCAGGCGCCACTGAGTATCGGCTCAATTACCTGCAGCTTCGGAGTCACGGAATATCAGCTGGGCGAGCCCCACGATCAGCTGATCCAGCGTGCCGACCGGGCGCTCTATATCGCCAAACAGACCGGGCGCAACCGAGTGGTGGCCCTGTAA
- a CDS encoding universal stress protein — translation MDVKILVPVDNSDTARRTLSMIIAHKEQFPPKLTLLYVINMEKLTYRMIPDFQVDMIRENARQSGEDMLQSYAAILERAGIAVEKRLEFGSPRERISRIANDEGFHMVIMGRRGRGEVSDVLFGSVANYVLHAVKCPVMLF, via the coding sequence ATGGATGTCAAAATTCTGGTTCCCGTCGACAACTCCGATACGGCCCGCCGCACTCTCAGTATGATCATCGCCCATAAGGAGCAGTTTCCCCCGAAACTGACCCTGCTCTATGTCATCAATATGGAAAAGCTCACCTATCGCATGATTCCCGACTTCCAGGTGGATATGATCCGTGAGAACGCGCGGCAGTCCGGCGAGGACATGCTGCAAAGCTATGCCGCCATTCTTGAGCGGGCAGGGATTGCGGTGGAAAAGCGCCTGGAGTTTGGTTCGCCCCGTGAGCGCATCAGCCGCATTGCCAATGATGAGGGCTTTCATATGGTGATTATGGGCCGTCGCGGGCGGGGGGAAGTGAGTGATGTGCTGTTCGGCTCAGTGGCCAACTATGTACTGCATGCGGTCAAGTGCCCGGTAATGCTGTTCTGA
- a CDS encoding TRAP transporter large permease: MDTSYLIILALLLGALAATVPVFIVLFFVGLAGLGYFIGIDPMIVIEVLYRSMDKFALIVVLFFVLCGNIMTTGSIVEKLIKTANVLVGSLPGGLAMAGILACGFFGAISGSTVATVVAIGGFMIPALIRHRYPEQFSIGVMTTAPILGVVIPPSIAMILYAMVTNVSLEAFFLTGFMPGLLIMAAMSLYAYFYCRRLPDIDLAPKPSPAEVFKTLKDSFWALMLPVIIFGGIYSGLFTANEAAVVACFYAFFVEIVIHRDMKLTQVKKVVVSSAVTSSTLLIIVAGASVFGEYLTFEQIPGQITNAVVSNIHSQWIFLLAVGIILLLIGMFMDIISATIILTPILYPMLSRFGIDPMHFGLLMTVNLGIGYATPPLGVSLYIAGTVANRNILYVTKAVAPFLLIQLGVLLVLTFWPDFVLFLPRWLYGYGG, from the coding sequence ATGGATACCTCATACCTCATCATTCTGGCCCTGCTGCTGGGGGCCCTGGCCGCCACAGTTCCCGTGTTCATTGTGCTCTTTTTCGTGGGGTTGGCAGGACTTGGCTACTTCATCGGCATAGATCCCATGATCGTCATCGAAGTCCTCTACCGCAGCATGGACAAGTTCGCCCTCATCGTGGTGCTCTTCTTTGTCCTGTGCGGCAATATCATGACCACCGGCTCCATTGTGGAAAAACTCATCAAGACTGCCAACGTGCTGGTGGGCTCCCTGCCCGGTGGCCTGGCCATGGCCGGTATTCTGGCCTGTGGCTTCTTCGGGGCCATTTCCGGTTCCACGGTGGCCACGGTGGTGGCCATCGGCGGCTTTATGATTCCCGCCCTCATCAGGCACCGTTATCCCGAACAGTTCAGCATTGGCGTCATGACCACCGCACCCATTCTGGGCGTGGTCATCCCTCCCTCCATCGCCATGATTCTCTACGCCATGGTGACCAATGTCTCTTTGGAGGCGTTCTTCCTGACCGGCTTTATGCCCGGCCTCCTGATCATGGCAGCCATGTCCCTCTATGCCTATTTCTACTGCCGCCGCCTGCCCGATATTGACCTGGCACCCAAACCAAGCCCGGCAGAAGTCTTCAAAACCCTGAAGGACAGCTTCTGGGCGCTGATGCTGCCGGTGATCATCTTCGGCGGCATCTACTCCGGCCTCTTTACCGCCAACGAGGCTGCCGTGGTGGCCTGTTTCTACGCCTTTTTCGTGGAAATCGTCATCCACCGCGACATGAAGCTGACCCAGGTGAAAAAGGTGGTGGTCTCCTCGGCGGTCACTTCATCCACCCTGTTGATCATCGTGGCCGGCGCTTCCGTATTCGGCGAATACCTGACCTTCGAGCAGATTCCGGGGCAGATCACCAATGCCGTGGTCTCCAACATTCACTCCCAGTGGATCTTCCTGCTGGCGGTGGGGATTATCCTCCTGCTCATCGGCATGTTCATGGATATTATCTCGGCCACTATCATCCTGACCCCCATCCTCTACCCCATGCTTTCGCGCTTCGGCATCGACCCCATGCACTTCGGCCTGCTGATGACCGTGAACCTGGGTATTGGTTACGCCACACCGCCGCTGGGAGTCAGCCTGTACATCGCCGGTACTGTGGCCAACCGCAATATTCTCTACGTCACCAAAGCCGTGGCCCCCTTCCTGCTCATCCAGCTTGGGGTACTACTGGTGCTGACCTTCTGGCCCGATTTTGTGCTGTTCCTGCCGCGCTGGCTGTATGGGTACGGAGGGTGA
- a CDS encoding TRAP transporter small permease, which produces MKRAFRFLDRLLGHVEDWSLFTAVMMALFAAMTNIILRKTTDISLYWSDEVVRKVIFFTTFMGASAAIRRRALIRIDAVPQLLPIFHKPLTVLSHVAVLVFAGIMIWLGLGMTILVYDDPFARTSTLQIPEWYFYSLLPLVGFMMFIRTCMQIVEDWQDWRSPTSDEEGA; this is translated from the coding sequence ATGAAACGAGCATTTCGCTTTTTGGACCGCCTGCTTGGCCATGTGGAAGACTGGAGCCTCTTCACGGCCGTCATGATGGCTCTCTTCGCCGCCATGACCAATATCATTCTGCGCAAGACCACCGATATCAGCCTTTACTGGTCTGATGAAGTGGTGCGCAAGGTTATCTTTTTCACCACTTTCATGGGAGCCAGCGCCGCCATCCGCCGCCGGGCCCTCATCCGCATTGATGCCGTTCCCCAGCTCCTGCCCATTTTCCACAAGCCCCTTACCGTGCTGAGCCATGTGGCGGTACTGGTCTTTGCCGGTATCATGATCTGGCTCGGCCTGGGCATGACCATACTGGTATATGACGATCCCTTTGCCCGCACCTCTACCCTGCAGATTCCCGAGTGGTATTTCTACAGCCTGCTGCCCCTGGTGGGATTCATGATGTTCATCCGCACCTGCATGCAGATTGTGGAAGACTGGCAGGACTGGCGCAGCCCGACTTCAGATGAGGAGGGCGCGTAG
- a CDS encoding TRAP transporter substrate-binding protein: MIASWRRFCALVFCIALALPAQAQSDPTAAWQPSFDPSKAEHTYILSNISHPAIEGVGVGYRIRDKVWERSNGRLYVDFRPLAQLGGERDVISKLRMGAVHGMLSSSVAAANVADKLGIVNLPYVVDTFEKLDKFIQDEELFEEFRQSPRRQGVIAVDITSYGTYGWATTKPVRSLEDARGVNFRIAEAPVNIDIYRAWGNRFTVMPWPDVPQALQTGVIDGLDHTPTVSNITGKFDVAKYFTEVNYAQGLFIHLINERWLNRLPADLREILLDVIAEESAKSRELARIQHEEQIAAAKAKGVEFIPLSAADRQRLIELAEPVYKTWGERIGADYLQRVRDSLEK, translated from the coding sequence ATGATAGCTTCCTGGCGAAGATTCTGCGCACTGGTTTTCTGTATCGCCCTTGCTCTGCCGGCACAGGCCCAGAGCGACCCCACTGCCGCCTGGCAACCTTCCTTCGATCCCAGTAAAGCTGAGCACACCTACATCCTTTCCAATATATCCCACCCGGCCATTGAGGGTGTTGGCGTCGGATACCGCATCCGGGACAAGGTCTGGGAACGCTCCAACGGGAGACTCTATGTGGATTTCCGTCCCCTGGCTCAGTTGGGTGGCGAGCGCGATGTTATCAGCAAGCTGCGCATGGGCGCGGTACATGGAATGCTTTCTTCGTCAGTGGCAGCCGCCAATGTGGCCGATAAGCTGGGAATCGTGAACCTGCCCTATGTGGTGGACACCTTCGAAAAACTTGATAAGTTCATTCAAGATGAAGAACTCTTTGAAGAGTTTCGCCAGAGCCCCCGTCGCCAGGGAGTCATCGCCGTTGATATCACCAGCTACGGCACCTACGGCTGGGCCACTACCAAGCCGGTACGCAGCCTGGAAGATGCCCGGGGCGTGAATTTCCGTATCGCCGAAGCTCCTGTCAATATCGATATTTACCGCGCCTGGGGCAACCGCTTTACCGTCATGCCCTGGCCTGATGTTCCCCAGGCCCTGCAGACCGGCGTCATTGACGGCCTTGACCATACACCCACCGTCAGCAATATCACCGGAAAATTCGATGTGGCCAAGTACTTCACCGAAGTCAACTACGCCCAGGGCCTCTTTATCCACCTGATCAACGAACGCTGGCTCAACCGCCTGCCCGCTGATCTGCGCGAAATCCTGCTGGATGTCATCGCCGAAGAGAGTGCCAAATCCCGCGAGCTGGCCAGGATTCAGCACGAGGAGCAGATCGCCGCTGCCAAAGCCAAGGGCGTGGAGTTCATTCCCCTTTCAGCCGCTGACAGACAACGCCTGATTGAGCTGGCTGAGCCGGTGTACAAGACCTGGGGTGAACGGATCGGGGCCGATTATCTGCAGCGCGTGCGGGATTCGCTGGAAAAATAA
- a CDS encoding TolC family protein, with amino-acid sequence MGAKAPLYQTLSLVLFLGLWPSIASALELPRALEMAHERDGSLSALEARASGLREQSVAAGRLPDPKLLLGYEESEMMSEFMVGVRQEFPRSSRLNLRSQQFEHQADAQLARQEDWQRQLNRNVQRAYLELWYQQRAVDIVDHHSNLLRDLADVARQQYAAGRLSQQQMLMLELEQAMQQDRLTGILSARDDARSALARWVGEAAWQQKLPHDLPDLASVPPVDELLSALPAHPAITADDAAIRALESDVRLSGQYYSGFMVDALYARADNDDQTFTIMVEVGIPIAPGRLQERNASAARQRSSAASLDRIEKLRQLESDLRTQHQRWQHLQERIELSRTTVLPHSRIVSDAAASGYQNLSANFDGLLRAAVYELENQLRHQRLLADAAQVQANLLYYSNGAHHE; translated from the coding sequence ATGGGAGCAAAAGCCCCACTTTATCAGACACTCTCTCTCGTCTTGTTTCTTGGCCTGTGGCCGAGCATAGCGTCAGCGCTGGAATTGCCCCGTGCCCTGGAAATGGCTCACGAGCGCGACGGTTCCCTGTCTGCCCTGGAAGCCCGTGCCAGCGGCCTGCGTGAGCAGTCTGTCGCTGCGGGGCGCCTGCCCGACCCAAAACTGCTGCTGGGCTATGAAGAGTCGGAAATGATGAGCGAGTTCATGGTGGGAGTTCGTCAGGAATTCCCCCGCTCCAGTCGCCTGAATCTGCGTTCCCAGCAGTTTGAGCATCAGGCCGATGCCCAGCTGGCCCGTCAGGAAGACTGGCAGCGCCAGCTCAACCGCAACGTGCAGCGGGCGTATCTGGAGCTGTGGTATCAGCAGCGGGCGGTGGATATCGTGGACCACCACTCCAATCTGCTGCGCGACCTGGCCGACGTGGCCCGTCAGCAGTACGCTGCCGGCCGCCTGAGCCAGCAGCAGATGCTCATGCTGGAGCTGGAGCAGGCCATGCAGCAGGATCGCCTCACCGGCATTCTCTCTGCCCGCGACGATGCCCGCTCCGCCCTGGCCCGCTGGGTGGGCGAAGCCGCCTGGCAGCAGAAGCTGCCCCACGACCTTCCCGATCTGGCCAGTGTGCCCCCAGTGGATGAACTCCTGTCAGCGCTGCCAGCCCATCCGGCCATTACAGCGGATGACGCCGCCATCAGGGCCCTGGAAAGCGATGTGCGCCTGAGCGGACAGTACTACAGCGGCTTCATGGTGGATGCTCTCTACGCCCGCGCCGACAACGATGACCAGACGTTCACCATCATGGTGGAGGTAGGTATTCCCATCGCTCCCGGCAGGCTACAGGAACGCAATGCCAGTGCGGCCCGCCAGCGCTCCAGCGCGGCCAGCCTCGATCGGATCGAGAAGCTGCGCCAGCTGGAAAGCGACCTGCGCACCCAGCACCAGCGTTGGCAGCACCTGCAGGAGCGCATTGAACTCTCCCGCACCACCGTGCTGCCCCACAGCCGCATTGTCAGCGATGCCGCTGCTTCCGGCTACCAGAACCTGAGCGCCAATTTCGATGGCCTGCTGCGGGCTGCGGTGTACGAACTGGAAAACCAGCTGCGCCACCAGCGCCTGCTGGCCGATGCCGCCCAGGTCCAGGCCAACCTCCTCTACTACTCCAATGGAGCCCACCATGAATAA
- a CDS encoding efflux RND transporter periplasmic adaptor subunit produces the protein MNKSALLAILFAFTAGLTLGAVALNWLSSDDHSGHEVADGASAEREILYYRHPHNPRVTSDVPRKDEMGMDYIPIYADQGGSGGGIFVAPEVTQSLGVRTRPVERMTMEPVVEAVGYVDYDETRLSHVHVRAEGWVERLHARSLGQRVKQGELLLEFFSPTIVNAQEEFLRALTMNQPAVRDAARERLLSLGLSRQTVQQIERDGRVRQLIPVYARQDGVVTELNIREGMYITPGMDILTISDLSSVWVLVEVFEHQARLVKTGQVATLQLSPGDDALQGQVEFIYPSLDSSSRALRARLSVANPDGTLKPGMFARAAITTESRPHVLAIPRQALIRSDNTQRVIVARDEGRFEAVEVRTGLMTADTVEITAGLQEGERVVISAQFLIDSESSLRGAFTRLETLEELQPGDEVWSDGIYKGPGRNPGSINLSHEPIPALGWPAMTMDLDLIEGLSVPDHLQPGDAFAFALEALDEITFRIVALRIHGEEVRP, from the coding sequence ATGAATAAATCTGCCCTTCTCGCCATCCTGTTCGCCTTTACCGCTGGGCTGACCCTGGGAGCCGTAGCCCTGAACTGGCTGTCCAGCGACGACCACAGTGGCCACGAAGTGGCCGATGGGGCTTCCGCCGAGCGGGAAATCCTCTACTACCGGCACCCCCACAACCCCCGCGTCACCTCCGATGTGCCCCGCAAGGACGAGATGGGCATGGACTACATTCCCATCTATGCCGACCAGGGTGGCAGTGGCGGTGGCATCTTCGTGGCGCCGGAAGTCACCCAGAGCCTGGGAGTACGCACCCGCCCTGTTGAACGCATGACCATGGAGCCCGTAGTGGAAGCCGTAGGCTATGTTGACTACGACGAAACCCGCCTGAGCCACGTGCATGTGCGGGCTGAGGGCTGGGTGGAACGCCTGCACGCCCGCAGCCTCGGCCAGCGGGTGAAGCAGGGCGAGCTGCTGCTGGAGTTCTTCTCCCCCACCATTGTCAACGCCCAGGAGGAGTTCCTGCGCGCCCTGACGATGAATCAGCCTGCCGTGCGTGACGCCGCCCGCGAGCGCCTGCTCTCCCTGGGGTTGAGTCGCCAGACCGTTCAGCAGATTGAACGGGACGGACGGGTGCGCCAGCTTATCCCGGTGTACGCCCGCCAGGATGGCGTCGTCACCGAACTGAATATCCGCGAAGGCATGTACATTACCCCCGGCATGGATATCCTCACCATCAGCGACCTCTCCTCGGTGTGGGTACTGGTGGAGGTATTTGAGCACCAGGCGCGCCTGGTGAAAACCGGTCAGGTGGCCACGCTGCAGCTGAGCCCCGGCGATGACGCCCTCCAGGGGCAGGTGGAATTCATCTACCCCTCCCTTGATTCCTCCAGCCGCGCCCTGCGGGCGCGCCTGAGCGTTGCCAACCCCGATGGCACCCTCAAGCCCGGCATGTTTGCCCGCGCCGCCATTACCACCGAAAGTCGCCCCCATGTACTGGCAATTCCCCGTCAGGCCCTGATCCGCAGCGACAATACCCAGCGGGTCATCGTCGCCCGTGATGAAGGCCGCTTTGAGGCGGTGGAAGTGCGCACCGGGCTGATGACCGCCGACACGGTGGAGATCACGGCTGGCCTTCAGGAAGGCGAGCGTGTGGTCATCTCGGCCCAGTTCCTCATCGACTCCGAAAGCAGCCTGCGGGGCGCCTTTACCCGCCTGGAGACTCTGGAAGAGCTGCAGCCCGGTGACGAAGTGTGGAGTGACGGCATCTATAAGGGCCCCGGCCGCAATCCCGGCTCCATCAACCTCAGCCACGAACCCATTCCCGCCCTGGGCTGGCCCGCCATGACCATGGATCTGGACCTGATTGAGGGGCTGAGCGTTCCCGACCACCTGCAGCCCGGTGATGCATTCGCCTTTGCCCTGGAAGCCCTGGATGAAATCACCTTCCGCATTGTGGCCCTGCGTATTCACGGGGAGGAGGTGCGGCCATGA
- a CDS encoding efflux RND transporter permease subunit: protein MIAAIINWSLRNRLLVLMASIFLALWGMYSLQKTPLDAIPDLSDVQVIIKTTYPGQAPQVVEQQVTYPLSSALLAVPKATAVRGYSMFGDSYIYVLFEDGTDLYWARARVLEYLSQAAGSLPPEATPSLGPDATGVGWVYQYALVDRTGNHDLGQLRSIQDWFLKYELQTVEGVSEVATVGGMVRQYQITVDPFRLRSYGLSTADVSRAVQRANLESGGSAIEMAEAEYMIRAKGYIQSVEDLRQVPLKVGSSGTPLLLGDVAEIITGPQMRRGIAELDGEGEVVGGIVVMRSGENALAVIERVKARIDEIRDGLPEGVEIVETYDRSSVIERAMENLRDTLIKELIVVVLVCLLFLLHFRSSLVIAISLPLGVLGAFVIMQLQGINANIMSLGGIAIAIGAMVDAAIVMIENAHKHLERRKADSDEDHWAIISRASTEVGPPLFFALLIITISFLPVFTLEAQEGRLFAPLAFTKTYAMAVAAGLAITLVPVLMGYFIRGRITPEHKNPINRVLVVMYQPMIKAALRFPGTIVVLTILAAASMIYPVTKLGSEFMPELDEGDLMYMPTTLPGLSAGKAAELLQQTDRLIKTVPEVERVFGKTGRAETATDPAPLTMLETSIMLKPRDQWRPGMTTRKIIEELDSAVQLPGVTNAWVMPIRTRIDMLATGIRTPVGIKVAGPDLAVIQQIGERIEEVIEGVPGTSSVYSERVTGGRYIEVDIDRPAAARYGLNVADVQEVIRTAVGGMNISTTVEGLERYPINLRYPRDLRDSLERLQQLPLATPSGAWVALEQVARVEITDGPPMIRSENARLSGWTYVDIQGRDLGGYVAEARDAVNRFIELPAGYSISWSGQYEYMERANERLKVVVPLTLAIIMLLLYLSFGRVGEALLIMATLPLSLVGGFWLLHLLDYNLSIAVSVGFIALAGVAAETGVVMLVYLDQALRARQKNATSEGRRVSLNELREAVIEGALLRVRPKVMTVATIIIGLLPIMLSTGTGSEVMRRIAAPMVGGMVSATVLTLVVLPAAYYLWKRIQLKCA from the coding sequence ATGATTGCCGCGATAATCAACTGGTCCCTGCGTAACCGCCTGCTGGTGCTGATGGCCAGCATCTTCCTGGCCCTGTGGGGCATGTACTCCCTGCAGAAGACGCCCCTGGACGCCATTCCCGATCTGTCCGACGTGCAGGTGATCATCAAGACCACCTACCCCGGCCAGGCTCCCCAGGTGGTGGAGCAGCAGGTGACCTATCCCCTGTCCAGCGCTCTGCTGGCCGTGCCCAAGGCCACGGCCGTGCGTGGCTACTCCATGTTTGGCGACTCCTATATCTACGTTCTCTTTGAAGATGGCACCGACCTCTACTGGGCGCGGGCGCGGGTATTGGAGTACCTGAGCCAGGCCGCCGGCAGCCTGCCCCCGGAGGCCACCCCCTCCCTGGGGCCCGATGCCACCGGTGTAGGCTGGGTCTACCAGTACGCCCTGGTGGATCGCACGGGCAACCACGACCTGGGACAGCTGCGCAGTATTCAGGACTGGTTCCTCAAATATGAACTGCAGACCGTGGAAGGAGTGTCGGAAGTGGCCACCGTGGGTGGCATGGTGCGCCAGTACCAGATCACCGTTGACCCCTTTCGCCTGCGCTCCTACGGGCTCAGTACGGCTGATGTTTCCCGCGCCGTGCAGCGGGCCAATCTGGAGAGCGGCGGCTCGGCCATCGAAATGGCCGAAGCCGAGTATATGATCCGCGCCAAGGGCTACATCCAGAGCGTGGAAGATCTGCGCCAGGTGCCCCTGAAGGTCGGCTCCAGCGGCACCCCCCTTCTGCTGGGCGATGTGGCGGAAATCATCACCGGGCCCCAGATGCGCCGGGGTATCGCCGAACTGGACGGTGAAGGCGAAGTGGTTGGAGGCATTGTGGTTATGCGCTCCGGCGAAAACGCCCTCGCCGTGATTGAGCGGGTCAAGGCCAGGATTGATGAAATTCGCGATGGCCTGCCCGAAGGGGTGGAAATCGTGGAGACCTACGACCGCTCCAGCGTCATTGAGCGGGCAATGGAGAACCTGCGCGACACCCTCATCAAGGAGCTGATCGTGGTGGTGCTGGTGTGCCTGCTCTTCCTGCTGCACTTCCGCTCCTCCCTGGTTATCGCCATCAGCCTGCCCCTGGGCGTGCTGGGAGCCTTTGTCATCATGCAGCTGCAGGGCATCAACGCCAACATCATGTCCCTGGGGGGCATTGCCATCGCCATTGGCGCCATGGTGGACGCCGCCATCGTCATGATTGAAAACGCCCACAAACACCTGGAACGGCGCAAGGCAGACAGTGACGAGGATCACTGGGCCATCATCAGCCGCGCCTCCACGGAAGTGGGGCCGCCCCTGTTCTTCGCCCTGCTCATCATCACTATCAGCTTCCTGCCGGTCTTCACCCTGGAAGCCCAGGAAGGGCGCCTCTTCGCGCCCCTGGCCTTCACCAAGACCTATGCCATGGCCGTGGCGGCGGGATTGGCCATCACCCTGGTGCCCGTGCTCATGGGCTACTTCATCCGTGGGCGCATTACGCCGGAACATAAAAACCCCATAAACCGTGTCCTGGTCGTCATGTACCAGCCCATGATCAAGGCCGCCCTGCGCTTCCCCGGCACCATCGTGGTGCTGACCATCCTTGCCGCGGCCAGCATGATCTATCCCGTCACCAAACTGGGTTCGGAGTTCATGCCCGAGCTGGATGAAGGGGACCTGATGTACATGCCCACCACCCTGCCGGGGCTTTCGGCGGGCAAAGCGGCAGAGCTTTTGCAGCAGACCGACCGCCTCATCAAGACCGTGCCGGAAGTGGAGCGCGTCTTCGGCAAGACCGGGCGGGCGGAAACCGCCACCGACCCCGCACCCCTGACCATGCTGGAGACCAGCATCATGCTCAAGCCCCGCGACCAGTGGCGGCCCGGCATGACCACCCGCAAAATCATCGAAGAGCTGGACAGCGCCGTGCAGCTGCCCGGCGTCACCAATGCCTGGGTCATGCCCATCCGCACCCGCATCGACATGCTGGCAACGGGCATCCGTACCCCCGTGGGCATCAAGGTGGCTGGCCCCGACCTGGCCGTTATTCAGCAGATCGGCGAGCGCATTGAAGAGGTGATCGAAGGCGTTCCCGGAACTTCCTCCGTCTATTCGGAGCGGGTCACCGGTGGCCGCTACATCGAAGTGGATATCGACCGCCCCGCCGCCGCCCGCTATGGCCTCAACGTGGCCGACGTGCAGGAAGTCATCCGCACCGCCGTGGGTGGCATGAATATCAGCACCACTGTGGAAGGGCTGGAGCGCTACCCCATCAACCTGCGCTACCCCCGTGACCTGCGTGACTCCCTGGAACGCCTGCAGCAGCTGCCCCTGGCAACGCCCAGCGGCGCCTGGGTAGCCCTGGAGCAGGTGGCCCGCGTGGAGATCACCGACGGCCCCCCCATGATCCGCAGCGAAAACGCCCGTCTCAGCGGCTGGACCTATGTGGATATCCAGGGACGGGATCTGGGCGGCTATGTGGCCGAAGCCCGAGACGCCGTCAACCGCTTCATCGAACTGCCCGCCGGCTATTCCATCAGCTGGTCCGGCCAGTATGAATACATGGAGCGCGCCAACGAGCGCCTGAAAGTGGTCGTCCCCCTGACCCTGGCCATCATCATGCTCCTTCTCTACCTGAGCTTTGGCCGGGTGGGCGAAGCCCTGCTCATCATGGCCACCCTGCCCCTCTCCCTGGTGGGGGGCTTCTGGCTGCTCCACTTGCTGGACTACAACCTCTCCATCGCCGTCAGCGTGGGCTTTATCGCCCTGGCTGGAGTAGCCGCCGAAACCGGGGTGGTGATGCTGGTCTACCTGGATCAGGCCCTGCGGGCGCGCCAGAAAAATGCCACCAGTGAGGGCCGCCGGGTGAGCCTGAATGAGCTGCGGGAAGCCGTGATTGAAGGCGCCCTGCTGCGCGTGCGACCCAAAGTCATGACCGTTGCCACCATCATCATCGGCCTGCTGCCCATCATGCTCAGTACCGGCACCGGCTCAGAAGTCATGCGCCGCATCGCCGCTCCCATGGTGGGCGGAATGGTCAGCGCCACCGTACTGACCCTGGTGGTACTGCCCGCCGCTTACTATCTGTGGAAACGGATTCAGTTGAAATGTGCATAG
- a CDS encoding copper-binding protein — protein MKKSIIAIIAAVSLLSLTAAITMASSHGHGNHGHSSHGSASGAIGSTVSANGEVIALDPTGRTITLHHEPIRALRWPAMTMELDLENPSIAEGLAEGDRIVFDLKRLTETDYLITGIRKR, from the coding sequence ATGAAAAAGTCCATTATCGCCATCATCGCCGCCGTCAGCCTTCTCTCACTCACCGCCGCCATCACCATGGCCAGCAGTCACGGGCATGGAAACCATGGACACAGCAGCCACGGCTCGGCCAGCGGAGCCATTGGCAGCACCGTCAGTGCCAATGGCGAAGTCATCGCCCTCGACCCCACCGGCAGAACCATCACCCTGCACCATGAACCCATCCGCGCCCTGCGCTGGCCCGCCATGACCATGGAGCTGGACCTGGAGAACCCCTCCATCGCCGAAGGACTTGCAGAAGGCGATCGCATCGTGTTTGACCTCAAGCGCCTGACCGAGACAGACTACCTCATCACCGGTATTCGCAAAAGGTAA